In the genome of Amaranthus tricolor cultivar Red isolate AtriRed21 chromosome 15, ASM2621246v1, whole genome shotgun sequence, one region contains:
- the LOC130800747 gene encoding uncharacterized protein LOC130800747, with protein MGEIQLGESSNDPTLLNTVDILLKTIGPSRPSHLIVPSCIKVRDLRKLVAASKQLPIETLRLISRGSALHDSKNGEDVSVKLSDGDFLIVTVRPKAPPKHIRAGYDDDDEDEDDLKFQIPESTSRWKRKLFYILHDKLKLPDIVLLAIFSLSIKAWAFIILWFILAPVAHKWDLGPLYILGTGFAIIFWNLGHRQTGELSAYSIFNEDFRELPGTLNADRLDRDIRTGQL; from the exons ATGGGTGAAATCCAATTAGGTGAAAGTAGCAACGATCCTACATTACTCAACACGGTTGATATCCTTCTCAAGACTATTGGCCCTTCTCGCCCTTCTCACCTTATTGTCCCTTCTTGCATTAAG gtaCGTGATTTAAGAAAATTAGTTGCTGCAAGTAAACAGTTGCCAATTGAGACTTTGAGGCTTATTTCTAGAGGAAGTGCATTGCATGATAGCAAAAATGGAGAAGATGTTTCCGTTAAACTTTCAGATGGTG ATTTCTTGATTGTTACTGTTAGACCCAAGGCACCACCAAAACATATTAGAGCCGGatatgatgacgatgatgaggACGAAGATGATTTG AAGTTCCAGATCCCAGAGTCTACAAGTCGGTGGAAGAGGAAGCTCTTTTATATTTTACATGATAAGTTGAAGCTTCCTG ATATTGTTTTGTTAGCAATATTCTCTCTTAGCATAAAGGCATGGGCATTTATCATCCTTTGGTTTATCTTGGCTCCAGTGGCACATAAATGGGATCTGGGACCACTATAT ATACTCGGAACCGGATTTGCCATCATCTTCTGGAATCTTGGACATCGTCAAACAGGTGAACTCAG TGCATATTCAATCTTCAACGAGGACTTCAGGGAACTCCCAGGAACTCTCAACGCAGACCGCCTAGATAGAGACATACGAACAGGTCAGCTTTAA
- the LOC130800750 gene encoding glycine cleavage system H protein, mitochondrial codes for MALRIWASSTTNALGLSCTSKALPFPAFSLSRCFSTVLDNLKYTSSHEWVKHEGTVATIGVTDHAQGHLGDVVFAELPEGGEVAAGKAFASVESVKATSDVNSPISGQIIEVNSKLSDTPGLINTSPYEEGWMIKVKPSNPAELESLMGPKDYTKFCEEEDAH; via the exons atggCTTTGAGAATATGGGCATCTTCTACTACTAATGCTCTTGGCCTTTCTTGTACATCTAAGGCTCTTCCTTTCCCTGCATTTTCCCTCTCAAGATGCTTTTCCACTG TTTTGGATAATTTGAAGTATACATCATCACATGAATGGGTGAAGCATGAAGGTACAGTGGCCACCATTGGTGTTACTGATCATGCTCAG GGCCATCTCGGAGATGTAGTGTTTGCAGAGTTACCAGAAGGAGGAGAAGTAGCAGCAGGAAAAGCATTTGCATCAGTTGAAAGTGTGAAAGCAACTAGTGATGTTAATTCCCCTATTTCTGGTCAAATCATTGAGGTTAACTCCAAGCTTTCCGATACTCCTGGCTTG ATAAACACAAGTCCATACGAGGAAGGATGGATGATCAAAGTGAAGCCAAGTAATCCAGCAGAGTTAGAAAGCTTGATGGGTCCTAAAGACTACACAAAATTCTGCGAAGAGGAAGATGCTCATTAA
- the LOC130800748 gene encoding glycine cleavage system H protein, mitochondrial-like: MWASCTTNALCLSCTSKPLSFPPVSLSTCFSTVLDNLKYASSHEWVKHEGSVATIGVTDHAQGHLGDVVFAELPEGGEAAAGKAFASVESVKATSDVNSPISGQIIEVNSKLSDTPGLINTSPYEEGWMVKVKPSNLAELESLMGPKEYTKFFEEEDAHH, translated from the exons ATGTGGGCATCTTGTACTACTAATGCACTTTGCCTTTCTTGTACTTCTAAGCCTCTTTCTTTCCCTCCAGTTTCCCTATCAACATGCTTTTCCACTG TATTGGATAATTTGAAGTATGCATCATCACATGAATGGGTGAAACATGAAGGTTCAGTGGCCACCATTGGTGTTACTGATCATGCTCAG GGCCATCTCGGAGATGTAGTGTTTGCAGAGTTACCAGAAGGAGGAGAAGCAGCAGCAGGAAAAGCATTTGCATCAGTTGAAAGTGTGAAAGCAACTAGTGATGTTAATTCCCCTATTTCTGGTCAAATCATTGAGGTTAACTCCAAGCTTTCCGATACTCCTGGCTTG ATAAACACAAGTCCATACGAGGAAGGATGGATGGTCAAAGTGAAGCCAAGTAATCTAGCAGAGTTGGAAAGCTTAATGGGTCCTAAAGAGTACACAAAATTCTTTGAAGAGGAAGATGCCCATCATTAG
- the LOC130800749 gene encoding sister chromatid cohesion 1 protein 2-like, translating to MCTTNNLIDIFCPKFKKFSRARKETKFSRAVSFLGTPFDRFFPFQPLSPQSSLPLSNSMTSTIADFPPLESKRKFSSTEKEEQEVKEERRKTMFYSQCLLSSKGPLGAIWVAGYFFKRLKKRQITDTDICSSVDKILLEGLPSVTYRILAYLLLGVVRIFSKKVEYLFQDCHETVSDINIFLVGKKKLVSFRDIVRSSPSIILPERYELDSFQLEVEDGSSRHNTAPREDIKFRDIYHEASTRNVDACSQYSLNKQQPDEDCALLEDLILRTLHEVTTQKETRSFTQTPDKVAAKQETSTSAHTPPDKVLSPHQMGFKVEVCSPDQMKDLKTSKEKLRELRFSEEDDMDVERICALDVELINLINDYQAQTIDNMDEDDLKKAPLEYQESVILKEKEVPSSIEKTRDAGSIDAGVGTIPELVVVPTPAKKEIAQRLGKRKCIVDETTMLSNETMKQGLKDASSLVCKRRKVPHTILDLWRLYQIPALSKNFFVPLIPCGASDPEDVHCGKKAESTELLNASVQLTIKTFETTQAPGEQHDAVNTNAPPSEIHSTIAPGTPVLCPTSARVFATDRAADSDGEGVQFYENMRMEVSVDKEDHLRPSMMAEMDANEADSGELHTNKNGGLSARTRTVARYLMQVIKRKKQQGVEAVSLLPIAKRKNKRENAMLFFELLVLSSGGLINVKQEEAYGDVILRETPKLEASLNMSNMLVLQE from the exons ATGTGTACGACAAACAATTTGATAGACATCTTTTGCcccaaattcaaaaaattctctaGAGCTCGGAAGGAAACCAAATTCTCTAGAGCGGTTTCCTTCCTTGGTACACCATTCGACCGTTTCTTTCCCTTCCAACCTCTTTCTCCTCAGTCCTCACTCCCCCTTTCAAATTCAATGACATCTACAATTGCTGATTTTCCGCCATTGGAAAGCAAAAGGAAGTTCTCATCTACAGagaaggaagaacaagaagtaaaagaagaaagaaggaaGACCATGTTTTACTCACAGTGTCTATTATCAAGTAAAGGGCCTTTAGGTGCCATTTGGGTTGCTGGGTACTTCTTCAAACGCCTCAAAAAACGCCAAATTACTGACACTGATATCTGTTCTTCTGTTG ATAAAATTCTGCTAGAAGGATTGCCGTCTGTTACATACAGAATTTTGGCTTATCTTCTTCTTGGTGTTGTGAGAATATTTTCTAAGAAGGTTGAATATTTATTTCAAGACTGTCATGAAACTGTCTCagacattaatatatttttggttggcaaaaaaaagttagtttcatttAGAGATATTGTGCGATCTTCTCCTTCCATAATCCTTCCAGAAAGATATGAACTTGATTCTTTTCAACTGGAGGTTGAAGATGGTTCAAGCAG GCACAATACTGCACCAAGGGAAGACATTAAATTTCGAGATATTTATCATGAAGCATCAACAAGGAATGTTGATGCATGTTCTCAATATTCTTTGAACAAG CAACAACCTGATGAGGACTGCGCCCTCTTGGAGGACCTGATTTTGCGGACATTACATGAGGTCACAACGCAGAAGGAAACTCGTTCTTTTACTCAGACACCTGATAAAGTAGCAGCTAAGCAAGAAACTTCTACCTCTGCTCATACTCCTCCTGATAA AGTTCTTTCACCTCATCAAATGGGATTTAAAGTTGAAGTATGCTCCCCCGACCAAATGAAGGATTTAAAAACAAGCAAGGAGAAGCTTCGAGAGTTGAGATTTTCTGAAGAAGATGATATGGATGTTGAGAGAATATGTGCTTTGGATGTTGAACTTATCAATCTAATTAACGATTATCAAGCGCAAACCATTGATAATATGGATGAGGATGACCTAAAGAAAGCACCATTAGAATATCAGGAATCTGTTATACTAAAAGAGAAGGAGGTTCCATCTTCCATAGAGAAGACCCGTGATGCGGGATCTATAGATGCTGGAG TTGGAACTATTCCCGAGCTTGTGGTTGTCCCCACTCCTGCTAAGAAGGAGATCGCTCAAAGACTTGGCAAAAGAAAGTGCATTGTTGATGAGACCACAATGTTGAGTAATGA GACTATGAAGCAGGGTCTTAAGGATGCAAGTAGCTTGGTATGCAAGAGAAGGAAAGTTCCTCATACAATCCTCGATCTGTGGAGACTTTATCAAATTCCAGCCCTTTCAAAGAATTTCTTTGTGCCTTTGATACCAT GTGGTGCCTCGGATCCGGAGGATGTGCATTGTGGAAAGAAAGCAGAAAGCACTGAACTGTTGAATGCCTCCGTTCAACTAACAATtaaaacttttgaaactacaCAAGCTCCTGGAGAGCAACATGATGCTGTGAACACCAATGCCCCCCCTTCTGAAATTCACTCAACTATTGCCCCTGGAACACCGGTTTTATGTCCAACATCTGCCAGAGTTTTTGCAACTGATAGGGCTGCAGATTCAGATGGGGAAGGTGTTCAATTTTATGAGAATATGAGGATGGAGGTTTCAGTGGACAAGGAAGATCACCTTAGGCCTAGCATGATGGCTGAG ATGGATGCAAATGAAGCAGATAGCGGAGAACTCCATACGAATAAGA ATGGAGGATTGTCCGCTAGAACCag AACTGTGGCAAGATATCTTATGCAAGTGATTAAAAGAAAGAAGCAGCAAGGGGTAGAAGCTGTTTCGTTGCTTCCCATTGCTAAACGCAAAAACAAGAGGGAAAACGCAATGCTCTTTTTTGAGTTACTG GTCTTGAGTTCTGGAGGACTCATAAATGTAAAGCAAGAAGAAGCGTATGGAGATGTGATTTTGCGAGAAACTCCTAAACTCGAAGCATCTTTGAACATGTCTAATATGTTAGTTCTACAGGAATAG